AGGACGGAGTGGCGGAGACGGAACGCAAATACCGCATGGCGGGCATCCGGTCGGAAATCAAATCCTTCTTCGGCGATATGCCGGAGCGGTTGAAGGCCTGCCACCTGTTCATCGGCCGCGCGGGCGCATCGACGGTCGCCGAAATCGCCACAGTCGGCCGCCCCGCGATTTTCGTGCCCTATCCCGGGCATGTGGATATGCAGCAGAAACACAATGCCGAGGTGATTTCTAACAAGGGCGGCGCATGGGTCATGTTGCAGGACAACTTTACGGCGGAAAGTTTGGCCACCAAGTTGCAGGAATTTATGCAAAATCCGCAAACCCTTGAAATTGCAGCGGCAGCGGCCAAATCTTGCGGCCAGCCGGATGCAGCCCGCAATCTGGCCGATCTTGTGGAAAATCAAATTAACGGCTAAAACATCGTTTCAATAAAAAAGGCAGCACAGACATGAACCTGAATTTCCCCTTCCCCATCGGCACTGTGCATATCATCGGCATCGGCGGCATCGGCATGAGCGGCTATGCGGAAGTGCTGCACCATCTTGGCTATAAGGTGCAGGGGTCGGACATGTCGGAAAACGCGAATGTGGTGCGCCTGCGTTCCATCGGCATCCAGGTCGCCATCGGCCATGCGGCGGAGAACATTATCAACGGCGACGGCCAGCCCTGCGGCGTGGTCGTGAAATCGACCGCCGTCAAGGATAGCAACCCCGAAATTATCGCGGCCAAGGAGCAAAATGTTCCTGTGATCCCGCGCGTCGCGCTGCTGGCCGAGCTGATGAAATCGAAATGGTGCGTCAACGTATCCGGCACGCATGGCAAGACGACCACGACATCCATGATCGGCCATGTGCTGGAAAAATCGGGCATCGACCCGACCGTTATCAACGGCGGCATCATCAATGCCTATGGGTCGAATACCCGCATGGGAAAATCGAACTGGATGGTGGTTGAATCGGACGAAAGTGACGGCACGTTCAACAAGCTGCCATCGGTCGCGTCGATCATCACCAATATCGATCCCGAGCATATGGATTACTACGGCGATTTCGAGGCGGTAAAGGAAGCCTATGTCGCCTATGCGCACAACCTGCCGTTCTATGGCATCGTGGTTGCATGCATCGACCATCCGGTGGTGGCGGAACTGATCCCGCAATTCCAGCGCCGCGTGATTTCATACGGTTTCAGCGACAAGGCGGATTTACAGGCGCATAACGTGCAGACCACGCCGGAAGGCCTGACATTCGACATCCGCGTGAACTGCAAGCTTTTGAAAAACTTCCCGCGCGAGATCGTTGGCGTGAAGCTGCCGATGTTCGGCCCGCATAACGTGCTCAATTCTCTCACCACTTTCGCCATCGGCCACCATATCGGCATCGAACCTGCGCAGATCGTGGCGGCGCTGTCTAAATTCTCGGGCGTGAAGCGCCGCTTTACCACGACCGGCATCGTAAACGGCGTGACGGTGATCGACGATTACGGCCATCACCCGGTCGAGATCAACGCCGTGCTGAAAGCGGGCCGCGATGCCATCGCCGGCAACGGCGGCGGCCGTTTGATCGCCGTGATGCAGCCGCACCGCTACACGCGCCTGTCGTCGCTGTTCGGCGAATTCTGCGGCTGCTTTACGCTGGCCGACGAAGTCATCATCGCCGATGTCTATTCGGCGGGCGAGGAAGCGATTGCGGGCGTGAACAAGGACGCGCTTGTCAGCTGCATCCGCCGCAACGGCAAGGATAAAGTCCACGCGCTGGAAAACCCCGCCGCGCTCGCCCCGATGATCGCGGATATCGTCAAGCCCGGCGATTTCGTCATCTGCCTTGGCGCGGGCACGATCACCAACTGGGCCTATGCGCTGCCGAAGGAACTGGAGCAGATCTGGGGCCTCAACGCAAAAAAGGCTAACGGGACGAAATAACATGTCCGCGACGATTTCGCCCCGCGACCCAGACGGATTCCGTTTTCCTCCCGGCCTCATCGAGCGGCTGCCGGAAGTGGCGGGACGGCTGACGGAAAATGCGGCGCTGGGCCATATGACATGGTTCGGCGTGGGCGGCCCCGCCGAGGTGCTGTTCAAGCCGGAAGACCGCGAAGACCTGATCAATTTCATCACCCGTTGCCCCAAGGACATCGCGATCACCATGCTGGGCGTGGCATCGAACCTGATCATCCGCGACGGCGGCGTGCCGGGCGTGGTCATCCGCCTGGGCCGCGAATTCGCGGGCATCGAAGTCGATGGCACGAATGTAACAGCGGGGGCAGCGGCATTGGACATGAACGTCGCGCTGACCGCAGCCAAGCATGAAATCGCCGGCCTTGAATTCCTGTCCGGCATCCCCGGCACCATCGGCGGCGCGCTGCGCATGAATGCGGGCGCCTATGGCGGGGAAACGAAAGACGCGCTGATATCGGCCGAGGTGCTGTTCCGCGACGGCACGGTCAAACAAATGACCCCTGCGGAAATGGGCTTGTCATACCGCCATAACGACCTGCCCAGGGATGTGATTTTTATCTCGTCGCTGCTGAAAGGCCGCGCGGGCGACAAGGCCGAGATCGAAGCCAGGATGGACGAGATCAAGAGCAAGCGCGCCGAAAGCCAGCCGATCCGCACGAAAACCGGCGGTTCGACCTTCGCCAATCCCGACGGCAAGCGCGCATGGCAGCTGGTCGACGAAGCGGGCTGCCGCGGGTTCAAGGTCGGCGGGGCGGAGATTTCCAACCTGCATTGCAATTTCATGATCAACACCGGCGGCGCAACCGCCGCCGATATCGAAAGACTGGGCGAAGAAGTGCGCAAACGTGTTGCCGAAAAGTCGGGCGTCATGTTACGCTGGGAAATCAAGCGCATCGGCATTCCGCTTGAAAAAGACCACGACATTCTAGAATTCATGAAGCGGGAAACATCCCAATAATGGCCAAGACGGTTGCAGTATTGAAGGGCGGTTGGTCGTCGGAGCGCGAAGTCTCGCTGTCCTCCGGCGCCGAATGCGCCAAGGCGCTCCGTCAAAAAGGCTATGACGTCAAAGAGATAGATGTGAAGCGCGACCTGATGGACCTCGTCCGCCAGCTGTCCCCCGCGCCCGATGCGGTGTTCAACGCGCTGCACGGCACGTGGGGCGAAGACGGCTGCGTGCAGGGCGTGCTGGAAATCATGGGCATCCCTTACACCCATTCCGGGCCTCTGGCTTCCGCGCTTGCGATGAACAAGCAAAAAGCCAAGGAAGTGCTGAAGCCGCTGGGCGTACCCTGCCCCGAAGGCCAGTTGCTGCATATCGACGATATCCGCAAAGGCAAAGTGCCGTTCAAGCAGCCCTATGTCGTCAAACCGAACAACGAAGGATCATCCGTCGGCGTATATATAGTGCGTCAGGGCGACAACAAGCCGCCGCTCGGCCTCGACAAATGGGCATACGGGCCTTACGCGCTTGTCGAAAAATACATTCCCGGCCGCGAATTGTCGGTCGGCGTGATGGGAAAACGCGGCGAGAAGCCGCGCGCTTTGACCGTTACGGAAATCAGCACGAATTTAGATTTCTACAATTACGAAGCGAAATACGCCGCGGGCGGATCGGTTCACACCGTCCCTGCCGCTATTTCCCGCGATGTGTTCGACGAGGCGCTGCGCATCGCCGCCTTCGCGCATGAAAATTTAGGCTGCACGGGTGTCACGCGCAGCGATTTCAGGTACAATGACAACGAGCCGGGTGTTTCGGGGCTTTATTACCTCGAGACAAATACGCAACCCGGCATGACGCCGACTTCGCTGGTTCCGGAGCAGGCGTTGCATATGGGGATGAGTTTTGGGGATCTTGTGGAGTGGCTCGTCGAAAACGCGGCGGTTCACACCTAGAGATCAAGACTTGGGGATAGATGAAGCTGTTCAAGAAGCGCGAAGCACCGCTGTCGCGCCGGAGCATGCGACTTTGGCTGCTCCGATTCCGTAAAGTTGGGATCGTCATGATCGCTGTCGGCGTTATCGCCGGCGCGGGCGTTTCCTGCTGGAACAACGGCACTTTCGGCAAAGTCAAAGACTGGGCGCATGAAAAAACCCTGACCGCGACCGCGGGCATGGGTTTCAAGGTGAAGGACATCATCATCACGGGGCGCAACCGCGTGAGCGCGCCGGAACTGCTGGAAGCGCTTGGCATCAAGCAGGGTGATGCGATTTTCGATGCCGATATCGCGGCAGCGCAGCTCGCCCTCTCTGAAATTTCATGGGTGAAGGATGTGTCGGTGACGCGCCGCCTGCCCGACGCGATCCATATCGAACTGACCGAACGCCAGCCCGTCGCGCTGTGGCAGTACCAGAAGAAAATTTCCGTTATCGACGTGAACGGCCGTGCGCTGACCACGAAAAACCTTGAAAAATACCGCGACCTGCCGCTGGTGGTGGGCGAAAACGCGCCGCTGCATGTGGGGCCGCTGCTGGATCTGCTGCGCGCCGAGCCTGT
This sequence is a window from Alphaproteobacteria bacterium. Protein-coding genes within it:
- a CDS encoding UDP-N-acetylmuramate--L-alanine ligase, giving the protein MNLNFPFPIGTVHIIGIGGIGMSGYAEVLHHLGYKVQGSDMSENANVVRLRSIGIQVAIGHAAENIINGDGQPCGVVVKSTAVKDSNPEIIAAKEQNVPVIPRVALLAELMKSKWCVNVSGTHGKTTTTSMIGHVLEKSGIDPTVINGGIINAYGSNTRMGKSNWMVVESDESDGTFNKLPSVASIITNIDPEHMDYYGDFEAVKEAYVAYAHNLPFYGIVVACIDHPVVAELIPQFQRRVISYGFSDKADLQAHNVQTTPEGLTFDIRVNCKLLKNFPREIVGVKLPMFGPHNVLNSLTTFAIGHHIGIEPAQIVAALSKFSGVKRRFTTTGIVNGVTVIDDYGHHPVEINAVLKAGRDAIAGNGGGRLIAVMQPHRYTRLSSLFGEFCGCFTLADEVIIADVYSAGEEAIAGVNKDALVSCIRRNGKDKVHALENPAALAPMIADIVKPGDFVICLGAGTITNWAYALPKELEQIWGLNAKKANGTK
- the murB gene encoding UDP-N-acetylmuramate dehydrogenase, which translates into the protein MSATISPRDPDGFRFPPGLIERLPEVAGRLTENAALGHMTWFGVGGPAEVLFKPEDREDLINFITRCPKDIAITMLGVASNLIIRDGGVPGVVIRLGREFAGIEVDGTNVTAGAAALDMNVALTAAKHEIAGLEFLSGIPGTIGGALRMNAGAYGGETKDALISAEVLFRDGTVKQMTPAEMGLSYRHNDLPRDVIFISSLLKGRAGDKAEIEARMDEIKSKRAESQPIRTKTGGSTFANPDGKRAWQLVDEAGCRGFKVGGAEISNLHCNFMINTGGATAADIERLGEEVRKRVAEKSGVMLRWEIKRIGIPLEKDHDILEFMKRETSQ
- a CDS encoding D-alanine--D-alanine ligase, with the protein product MAKTVAVLKGGWSSEREVSLSSGAECAKALRQKGYDVKEIDVKRDLMDLVRQLSPAPDAVFNALHGTWGEDGCVQGVLEIMGIPYTHSGPLASALAMNKQKAKEVLKPLGVPCPEGQLLHIDDIRKGKVPFKQPYVVKPNNEGSSVGVYIVRQGDNKPPLGLDKWAYGPYALVEKYIPGRELSVGVMGKRGEKPRALTVTEISTNLDFYNYEAKYAAGGSVHTVPAAISRDVFDEALRIAAFAHENLGCTGVTRSDFRYNDNEPGVSGLYYLETNTQPGMTPTSLVPEQALHMGMSFGDLVEWLVENAAVHT
- a CDS encoding FtsQ-type POTRA domain-containing protein; amino-acid sequence: MKLFKKREAPLSRRSMRLWLLRFRKVGIVMIAVGVIAGAGVSCWNNGTFGKVKDWAHEKTLTATAGMGFKVKDIIITGRNRVSAPELLEALGIKQGDAIFDADIAAAQLALSEISWVKDVSVTRRLPDAIHIELTERQPVALWQYQKKISVIDVNGRALTTKNLEKYRDLPLVVGENAPLHVGPLLDLLRAEPVIANQLASASRIGGRRWDLRLKNGVTVKLPEKDTELALRKLAAGAETDGLFDKNILGIDLRIPDQMVVDAVATAPVKKTI